Proteins co-encoded in one Paraburkholderia edwinii genomic window:
- the leuD gene encoding 3-isopropylmalate dehydratase small subunit: MPDFSRIEGVAAPLPIANLDTDQIMPKQFLLGTDKSGLAAGLLYDLRFAPDGSKRADFVLNTPAYAGAKVLVGGPNFGCGSSREHAVWGLLQGGIEAVLAPSYGEIFYYNSANNRLLAIVLKPEEIDEITAEVSNTATNAIQIDVAAQRVRTASGRTYAFKMDERHRQMFLEGLDVLGASLKMLPQIEAFEKRHRADNPWAVVLPLPDGDSANASAPRA, from the coding sequence GTGCCTGATTTCTCGCGCATAGAAGGCGTCGCAGCCCCGCTGCCGATCGCGAATCTCGATACCGACCAGATCATGCCGAAGCAGTTTCTGCTCGGCACCGACAAATCGGGCCTGGCCGCCGGCCTGCTGTACGACCTGCGCTTCGCGCCCGACGGCAGCAAGCGCGCTGACTTCGTGCTCAATACGCCCGCTTACGCCGGCGCGAAGGTGCTGGTCGGCGGACCGAATTTCGGTTGCGGCTCGAGCCGCGAGCATGCGGTGTGGGGCCTGCTGCAAGGCGGTATCGAAGCCGTGCTCGCGCCAAGCTACGGCGAAATTTTCTACTACAACTCGGCGAACAACCGGCTGCTCGCGATCGTGCTGAAGCCTGAGGAGATCGACGAGATCACAGCCGAAGTGTCGAACACGGCGACGAACGCAATTCAGATCGACGTCGCGGCGCAACGCGTGCGCACCGCATCGGGCCGCACGTACGCGTTCAAAATGGACGAGCGCCATCGCCAGATGTTCCTCGAAGGGCTCGACGTGCTCGGCGCGTCGCTGAAGATGCTGCCGCAGATCGAAGCGTTCGAGAAGCGGCATCGCGCGGACAACCCGTGGGCGGTCGTGCTGCCGCTGCCGGACGGCGATAGCGCGAATGCTTCGGCGCCGCGCGCTTAG
- a CDS encoding 4-hydroxythreonine-4-phosphate dehydrogenase PdxA, whose amino-acid sequence MKPLIGLMLGDVTGIGPELVVKLLSLPETRQKANVVIIGDERVLELGMKDAGQRIPYTKIANVKDAVHDAAAVPFIDLHNIDPALYERGQLNAESGRLTGETLKVMTDLALAGELDGICFAPLNKAALHRGGWNYHDEHQMFAAWTKHEGYFGEVNIIPQFSTFRVTSHVALRQAVDMVKPDRIEGALTLAHDTMRAFGKSSPRIGVAALNPHGGENGLFGDEEIKIIRPALEALRAKGLASEGPFPSDTVFIKARRGDFDAVVIMYHDQGQIATKLLGFSQGVTLTGGLKTVYATPAHGVAYDIVGQGTADVGATAAAFDVATRTAAARKTAREALAH is encoded by the coding sequence ATGAAACCCCTGATCGGCCTGATGCTCGGCGACGTCACTGGAATCGGCCCGGAGCTGGTCGTCAAGTTGCTGTCGCTGCCCGAGACGCGTCAGAAGGCGAACGTCGTGATCATCGGCGACGAGCGTGTGCTCGAACTCGGCATGAAGGACGCCGGCCAGCGTATTCCGTACACGAAGATCGCGAACGTGAAAGACGCGGTGCACGATGCGGCCGCGGTGCCGTTCATCGATCTGCACAACATCGACCCGGCCTTGTACGAGCGCGGCCAGCTGAACGCCGAATCGGGACGCCTGACCGGCGAGACGCTGAAGGTCATGACGGACCTCGCGCTGGCCGGCGAACTCGACGGCATCTGCTTTGCGCCGCTGAACAAGGCGGCCCTGCACCGCGGCGGCTGGAACTACCACGACGAGCACCAGATGTTCGCCGCATGGACGAAGCACGAAGGCTACTTCGGCGAAGTCAACATCATTCCGCAGTTCTCGACGTTTCGCGTGACGTCGCACGTCGCGCTGCGCCAGGCCGTCGATATGGTGAAGCCCGATCGCATCGAAGGCGCGCTCACGCTCGCTCATGACACGATGCGCGCCTTCGGCAAGAGCTCGCCGCGTATCGGCGTCGCGGCGCTCAATCCGCACGGCGGCGAAAACGGCCTGTTCGGCGACGAGGAAATCAAGATCATTCGCCCGGCGCTCGAAGCGCTGCGCGCGAAAGGTCTGGCGAGCGAAGGCCCGTTCCCTTCGGATACCGTATTTATCAAGGCGCGCCGCGGCGACTTTGACGCGGTCGTGATCATGTACCACGACCAGGGGCAGATCGCGACGAAGCTGCTCGGCTTCTCGCAGGGCGTAACGCTGACGGGCGGACTGAAGACCGTCTATGCGACGCCGGCGCATGGCGTCGCCTACGACATCGTCGGTCAAGGCACCGCGGATGTCGGCGCGACCGCCGCCGCGTTCGACGTCGCGACGCGCACCGCCGCCGCCCGCAAGACCGCACGTGAAGCACTCGCGCACTAA
- a CDS encoding alpha/beta fold hydrolase, whose translation MPMFENFTKTTIKTSGAEIVTVKGGEGPPLLLMHGNPFNHLSWHKIAPRLAKEFTVVCTDLRGYGDSSKPAGGGDHSNYSFRAMAQDQVEVMETLGFTKFHAAGHDRGARVLHRMCLDHPTKVTKAGFMDMLPQHHLLNNVTRQWGKFSWHWFFMTQDYPTPETMMGADPEFFIRRKLSKTDQGTSFFGPEALQDYIRCIKNPEVIHAMCEDYRATFGVDLDMDTADFDAGKRVTTPSLILWGAKGGVGRNHNAAEVWGRYATNIVKTGTVPSGHYLQEECPDETYEALSSFFRD comes from the coding sequence ATGCCCATGTTTGAGAATTTCACAAAAACCACGATCAAGACGAGCGGTGCCGAAATTGTGACGGTCAAAGGCGGCGAAGGCCCGCCGCTGTTGCTGATGCACGGCAATCCGTTCAACCATCTGTCGTGGCACAAGATCGCTCCGCGGCTGGCTAAGGAATTCACCGTCGTCTGTACCGATCTGCGCGGCTATGGCGACAGCTCGAAGCCGGCCGGCGGCGGCGATCACTCGAACTACTCGTTCCGCGCCATGGCGCAGGACCAGGTGGAAGTGATGGAAACGCTCGGCTTCACGAAGTTCCACGCGGCTGGGCATGATCGCGGCGCGCGCGTGCTGCACCGGATGTGCCTCGATCATCCGACCAAGGTGACCAAGGCCGGCTTCATGGACATGCTGCCGCAGCACCATCTGCTGAACAACGTGACGCGCCAGTGGGGCAAGTTTTCGTGGCACTGGTTCTTCATGACGCAGGACTACCCGACGCCGGAAACGATGATGGGCGCGGACCCGGAGTTCTTTATCCGCCGCAAGCTGTCGAAGACCGACCAGGGCACGAGCTTCTTCGGTCCCGAGGCGCTGCAGGATTACATCCGCTGCATCAAGAACCCGGAAGTGATCCATGCGATGTGCGAGGACTACCGCGCGACCTTTGGCGTCGACCTCGATATGGATACCGCCGACTTCGACGCGGGCAAACGCGTGACCACACCTTCGCTGATTCTGTGGGGCGCGAAAGGCGGTGTCGGGCGCAATCACAACGCGGCCGAAGTGTGGGGCCGCTACGCGACGAACATCGTCAAGACCGGAACGGTGCCGTCGGGCCACTATCTGCAGGAAGAGTGCCCCGACGAAACGTATGAAGCGCTGTCGAGCTTCTTCCGCGACTGA